The nucleotide window GCAGAGGAAATTTATAACCTTTTAAATAATGAATATGATCTTTCAACTATATATAGAAATCTAAATTTTTTTGAAAAAGAGAATATTTTAAAATCCATAGTTTTTTCTGATAAAATTACATATTATTACAAACCACAAGGGCATTTCCATTTTATCTATTGTATAAGATGTAAAAGATTTGAACGTCTGGATTTATGTTTTGAAAAGCAATTCAAAGACTATATTGAAAAAAATATTCAGTTTAAAATTACAGATCATATTTTGTATTTTGAAGGAATTTGTTCTGAATGTCAAAAAGAGGGTGAATTTAATGTATGAAAAAATGATTGAAGTTAAGAATTTAAATTATTCAGTAGATAATAGTGATATTTTAAAATTTATAAATTTTGATATATATAAAAATGATTTTGTTGGAATTATAGGTCCTAATGGTGCTGGAAAATCTACTTTGATAAAAATTTTAATTGGAGAAATAGAGAATTACACTGGAGAA belongs to Marinitoga sp. 1197 and includes:
- a CDS encoding Fur family transcriptional regulator, which produces MKLTKPRRDILKIYERIEYPLNAEEIYNLLNNEYDLSTIYRNLNFFEKENILKSIVFSDKITYYYKPQGHFHFIYCIRCKRFERLDLCFEKQFKDYIEKNIQFKITDHILYFEGICSECQKEGEFNV